In the genome of Kitasatospora cathayae, one region contains:
- a CDS encoding alpha/beta fold hydrolase, which translates to MILSHDDAGTGPAVLLLHSSVCDRRMWDPQWQALLDAGHRVVRCDFRGYGETPLADGPYGAAADVLALLDHLGIRSTALIGASYGGRIALTAAALRPEAVTALALLGAGRPGHEPTETLLAFGAQEDELLEAGEVEAAVELNVRTWLGPEADEETRELVRRMQRHNFEVQLEATGGPDKEDVDLTRVTAPTLAVSGAHDLPDFRRIAAELPALLPNARHLELPWAGHLPNLERPEEVTALLTDFLRESSAER; encoded by the coding sequence ATGATCCTCTCTCACGACGATGCAGGTACCGGGCCGGCCGTTCTGCTGCTGCACTCCTCGGTGTGCGACCGGCGGATGTGGGACCCGCAGTGGCAGGCCCTCCTCGACGCCGGGCACCGCGTCGTCCGCTGCGACTTCCGCGGCTACGGCGAGACCCCGCTCGCCGACGGCCCCTACGGCGCCGCGGCCGACGTGCTCGCCCTGCTCGACCACCTGGGCATCCGGAGCACCGCCCTGATCGGCGCCTCCTACGGCGGCCGGATCGCCCTCACCGCGGCGGCCCTGCGGCCGGAGGCGGTCACGGCCCTCGCCCTGCTCGGCGCCGGTCGGCCGGGCCACGAACCCACCGAGACCCTGCTCGCCTTCGGCGCGCAGGAGGACGAACTGCTCGAGGCGGGCGAGGTCGAGGCCGCCGTCGAACTCAACGTCCGCACCTGGCTGGGCCCGGAGGCCGACGAGGAGACCCGCGAGCTCGTCCGCCGGATGCAGCGCCACAACTTCGAGGTGCAGCTGGAGGCGACGGGCGGCCCGGACAAGGAGGACGTCGACCTCACCCGGGTCACCGCTCCCACCCTGGCCGTCTCCGGCGCCCACGACCTCCCCGACTTCCGCCGGATCGCCGCCGAACTCCCGGCCCTCCTCCCGAACGCCCGGCACCTCGAACTGCCCTGGGCCGGCCACCTCCCGAACCTGGAACGGCCGGAGGAGGTGACCGCGCTCCTGACGGACTTCCTGCGGGAGTCGTCGGCGGAGCGGTAG
- a CDS encoding glycosyltransferase, which produces MRVVLSTYGSRGDVQPLAGLAVELRKLGAQVRVCAPPDEEFAQRLAAVGVELVPVGGSVRGLVSGTPPAPEDFPRRVAALVAQFHEAVAAVAEPGGIVLATGIFPAVAGAQAAAESVGARFACVALQPTMLPSPQHRPFEYPSQPYRAGLTDNRELWEDNIRTMNALFREQVNAHRASVGLPTVDNVRDHVFTDRAWLATDQVLDPWRQSTDREVVQTGAWLLADERPLPADLSAFLDVGEPPVYVGFGSMPMRGAPDAARVAVEAVRAHGRRVVLARGWAELAPTDGGADCFAVGEVNQQALFPRVAAVVHHGGAGTTTAAALAGAPQVVVPQIVDQPYWAGRVAELGIGVAHEGAVPTVESLSAALGQALTPEVGARAAVVAGEVRTDGAEVAAKLLLG; this is translated from the coding sequence ATGCGAGTGGTGCTGTCCACGTACGGGTCGCGCGGCGACGTCCAGCCGCTGGCGGGTCTCGCGGTGGAGCTGCGGAAACTCGGCGCGCAGGTGCGGGTGTGCGCGCCGCCGGACGAGGAGTTCGCGCAGCGGCTGGCCGCCGTCGGCGTCGAGCTGGTGCCTGTGGGGGGCTCGGTGCGGGGCCTGGTGAGCGGGACGCCGCCGGCACCGGAGGACTTCCCCCGCCGGGTGGCCGCGCTGGTCGCGCAGTTCCACGAGGCGGTCGCGGCGGTGGCCGAGCCGGGCGGCATCGTGCTGGCCACCGGGATCTTCCCGGCCGTGGCCGGGGCGCAGGCGGCAGCGGAGTCGGTGGGCGCGCGCTTCGCGTGCGTCGCCCTCCAGCCGACCATGCTGCCCTCCCCGCAGCACCGGCCGTTCGAGTACCCGAGCCAGCCGTACCGGGCTGGGCTGACCGACAACCGGGAGCTCTGGGAGGACAACATCCGGACCATGAACGCGCTGTTCCGCGAGCAGGTCAACGCCCACCGGGCGTCGGTCGGCCTGCCGACCGTGGACAACGTGCGCGACCACGTCTTCACCGACCGCGCCTGGCTGGCCACGGACCAGGTGCTCGACCCCTGGCGGCAGTCCACCGACCGCGAGGTCGTGCAGACCGGCGCCTGGCTGCTGGCGGACGAACGCCCGCTGCCCGCCGACCTGTCGGCGTTCCTGGACGTGGGCGAGCCCCCGGTGTACGTGGGCTTCGGCAGCATGCCGATGCGCGGCGCGCCGGACGCCGCCCGGGTCGCCGTCGAGGCGGTCCGGGCGCACGGGCGGCGCGTCGTGCTCGCCCGGGGCTGGGCCGAACTGGCGCCGACCGACGGCGGGGCGGACTGCTTCGCCGTCGGCGAGGTCAACCAGCAGGCGCTGTTCCCCCGGGTCGCCGCCGTCGTCCACCACGGCGGTGCGGGCACCACCACCGCGGCCGCGCTGGCGGGCGCCCCGCAGGTGGTGGTGCCGCAGATCGTGGACCAGCCGTACTGGGCCGGGCGGGTCGCCGAGCTGGGCATCGGAGTCGCCCACGAGGGGGCCGTCCCGACGGTCGAGTCGCTGTCCGCCGCCCTCGGGCAGGCCCTGACGCCGGAGGTCGGCGCGCGTGCGGCGGTCGTCGCGGGCGAGGTCCGCACCGACGGTGCGGAGGTCGCGGCGAAGCTGCTGCTGGGCTGA
- a CDS encoding PQQ-binding-like beta-propeller repeat protein: MTTPLLRIDRILGDRPFAEVGEPALAVADQPCGLLAVAGSCEHRVVSPVGVYGTDDLTCWALLHSRYPVHTMAFHPGLPLLAVGTGSYDGGYHFQGELLLLDLETGAADSLLEHWAGREVLDLEWLDEQALRVLMSPPDDWQDYEAHVSGHVAVVRRPDWRAVPPGSITAEELAGPRVPAPRPDRREDARQALSGLSADWDPRHSVRAVEELPDGRILAALDPVVLESWLPSGERQWAVPDEWSGRDLVVAGDGRSAWAAGPVPWGWDAPAQTVVRLSLTDGAELGRIEPSGPVSLVRCRDGRPALVPAGGNGGRSRLHVRRGSRAYVRTSGRTEWLATAGLPNPRRNGPPGEDPHQPSRTAFRRQYRYAFTPGETHFSGPGVELPDGGLVHAGTVYDGRGLQPGGSFVVRREAVGGAPLWVFRTDREATALDADERFAYVGYEDGELVALDLRDGTAVRHHLTIGAVTAVPTALTIAGPGRLLVGTGDGRILDCSLAQGAR; encoded by the coding sequence ATGACCACCCCGCTCCTGCGCATCGACCGGATCCTCGGCGACCGCCCCTTCGCCGAGGTCGGCGAACCCGCCCTCGCCGTCGCCGACCAGCCCTGCGGCCTGCTGGCCGTGGCCGGATCCTGCGAACACCGGGTCGTCTCGCCGGTCGGCGTCTACGGCACCGACGACCTGACCTGCTGGGCCCTGCTCCACTCCCGGTACCCGGTGCACACGATGGCCTTCCACCCCGGGCTCCCGCTCCTGGCCGTCGGCACCGGAAGCTACGACGGCGGGTACCACTTCCAGGGCGAGTTGCTGCTGCTGGACCTGGAGACGGGCGCCGCCGACTCGCTCCTCGAGCACTGGGCCGGCCGGGAGGTGCTGGACCTGGAGTGGCTCGACGAACAGGCGCTGCGGGTGCTGATGTCACCACCGGACGACTGGCAGGACTACGAGGCGCACGTCAGCGGGCACGTCGCGGTGGTGCGCCGGCCCGACTGGCGGGCCGTGCCGCCCGGGTCGATCACCGCGGAGGAGCTCGCCGGCCCCCGGGTGCCCGCTCCGCGCCCCGACCGCCGGGAGGACGCCCGCCAGGCGCTGTCCGGGCTGAGCGCCGACTGGGATCCGCGGCACAGCGTCCGCGCGGTCGAGGAACTGCCGGACGGCAGGATCCTCGCCGCGCTCGACCCGGTCGTGCTGGAGTCCTGGCTGCCCTCGGGGGAACGGCAGTGGGCCGTGCCGGACGAGTGGAGCGGCCGCGACCTGGTGGTGGCCGGGGACGGGCGGTCGGCGTGGGCGGCCGGTCCGGTGCCGTGGGGGTGGGACGCGCCCGCGCAGACCGTGGTCCGGCTCTCGCTCACGGACGGCGCGGAACTCGGCCGGATCGAGCCCTCCGGTCCGGTGTCGCTGGTGCGGTGCCGGGACGGCCGGCCGGCGCTCGTCCCCGCTGGCGGCAACGGCGGGCGCAGCCGCCTGCACGTGCGACGCGGCAGCCGGGCCTACGTCCGGACGAGCGGCCGCACGGAGTGGCTCGCCACGGCCGGCCTGCCGAACCCTCGCCGCAACGGCCCGCCCGGCGAGGACCCGCACCAGCCCAGCCGGACGGCGTTCCGCCGGCAGTACCGCTACGCCTTCACGCCCGGCGAGACCCACTTCTCCGGCCCCGGCGTCGAACTCCCGGACGGCGGCCTGGTCCACGCCGGCACCGTGTACGACGGCCGCGGCCTGCAACCGGGCGGCTCGTTCGTGGTGCGGCGCGAGGCGGTCGGCGGCGCACCGCTCTGGGTCTTCCGGACCGACCGGGAGGCGACCGCGCTCGACGCCGACGAGCGCTTCGCGTACGTCGGCTACGAGGACGGCGAACTCGTCGCCCTCGACCTGCGGGACGGCACCGCCGTACGCCACCACCTCACGATCGGCGCGGTCACGGCCGTACCGACCGCCCTCACCATCGCCGGACCTGGACGGCTGCTCGTGGGCACGGGCGACGGCCGGATCCTGGACTGCTCGCTCGCCCAGGGAGCGCGCTGA
- a CDS encoding bifunctional helix-turn-helix transcriptional regulator/GNAT family N-acetyltransferase, producing the protein MDAAQIQQVRRFNRTVTQRVGVLHDHYLGQDRPVGEARLLWEIGEQGQDVRQLRERLGLDSGYVSRLLRSLETAGLVTVEPHPQDRRVRSVRLTATGRTERAALDTRSDELAASLLEPLNTAQRSRLTAAMAEVERLLTAATVTLDPVDPDHPDARHCLRSYYAELQERFDTGFDPAHSLLPDAGELRPPRGLLLVARLHGEPVGCAGLKLPPDAPAEIKRMWVAPRARGLGLGRRFLAELEARAADHGRTVLRLDTNKALTAAIGLYHSAGFHEVPAFNDELYAHHWFEKRIG; encoded by the coding sequence ATGGATGCGGCGCAGATTCAGCAGGTGCGGCGATTCAACCGCACCGTCACCCAACGCGTGGGCGTGCTCCACGACCACTACCTCGGCCAGGACCGGCCCGTCGGCGAAGCCCGGCTGCTCTGGGAGATCGGTGAACAGGGCCAGGACGTACGGCAGTTGCGCGAACGCCTCGGACTCGACTCCGGATACGTCAGCCGGCTGCTGCGCTCCCTGGAGACCGCCGGCCTGGTCACCGTCGAACCCCACCCCCAGGACCGGCGGGTCCGCAGCGTCCGGCTCACCGCCACCGGCCGCACCGAACGCGCCGCACTCGACACCCGCAGCGACGAACTCGCCGCCTCCCTCCTCGAACCGCTCAACACCGCCCAACGGTCCCGGCTCACCGCCGCCATGGCCGAGGTCGAGCGGCTGCTCACCGCCGCGACCGTCACCCTCGACCCCGTCGACCCGGACCACCCCGACGCCCGGCACTGCCTGCGCTCCTACTACGCCGAACTCCAGGAACGCTTCGACACCGGCTTCGACCCCGCCCACAGCCTCCTGCCCGACGCCGGTGAACTCCGCCCACCCCGCGGCCTCCTGCTGGTCGCCCGCCTGCACGGCGAACCCGTCGGCTGTGCCGGCCTCAAACTCCCGCCCGACGCCCCCGCCGAGATCAAACGCATGTGGGTCGCCCCCCGAGCCCGCGGCCTCGGCCTCGGCCGCCGCTTCCTCGCCGAACTCGAAGCGAGGGCCGCGGACCACGGCCGCACCGTCCTGCGCCTCGACACCAACAAGGCCCTCACCGCCGCGATCGGCCTCTACCACTCCGCCGGCTTCCACGAAGTCCCCGCCTTCAACGACGAGTTGTACGCCCACCACTGGTTCGAGAAGCGGATCGGCTGA
- a CDS encoding dienelactone hydrolase family protein: MHFTSETSSDGVSERRFVHDGVPGVLWHPAGSALGARPLVLLAHGGGQHKLGPRDRARRCAARYGWAAVAIDAPGHGERERTAQDERFATEVGELLAAGRPISAWVARHTAALAERAVPEWRAVLDALEALDGEGLGPVGYWGLSLGTVIGIPLAAVEPRIRAAVFGLAGHASLVESAGRLSVPVRFVLQWDDELQPREAALALYGALGSREKTLHANPGGHLAVPEFEVESAERFLGCHLPCGAR; the protein is encoded by the coding sequence GTGCACTTCACTTCGGAGACCAGCTCGGACGGCGTCTCGGAACGCCGCTTCGTCCATGACGGTGTGCCCGGCGTGCTCTGGCACCCGGCCGGATCCGCCCTCGGCGCACGGCCGTTGGTGCTGCTGGCGCACGGTGGCGGGCAGCACAAGCTGGGGCCGCGGGACCGGGCCCGGCGGTGCGCGGCGCGGTACGGGTGGGCGGCGGTGGCGATCGACGCGCCCGGGCATGGCGAGCGGGAGCGCACCGCGCAGGACGAGCGGTTCGCCACCGAGGTCGGGGAGTTGCTGGCGGCCGGGCGGCCGATCAGCGCGTGGGTGGCGCGGCACACGGCGGCGCTCGCGGAGCGGGCCGTGCCGGAGTGGCGGGCGGTGCTGGACGCGCTGGAGGCTCTGGACGGCGAGGGCCTCGGGCCGGTCGGGTACTGGGGGCTGTCGCTCGGGACGGTGATCGGCATCCCGCTCGCGGCGGTCGAACCGCGGATCCGGGCCGCCGTGTTCGGGCTGGCGGGCCACGCCTCGCTGGTGGAGTCGGCCGGGCGGCTGAGCGTGCCGGTGCGGTTCGTCCTCCAGTGGGACGACGAACTCCAGCCGCGCGAGGCGGCGTTGGCGCTGTACGGCGCGCTGGGTTCGCGGGAGAAGACGCTGCACGCCAACCCCGGGGGCCACCTGGCGGTGCCCGAGTTCGAGGTGGAGTCCGCAGAGCGGTTCCTCGGGTGTCATCTGCCCTGTGGAGCCCGCTGA